The following are from one region of the Hymenobacter sp. YIM 151858-1 genome:
- a CDS encoding oxygenase MpaB family protein, which yields MEYFVARHSVVRAIWGKADTVLIVFAGAAAEFALNKAIDWLYFTGRLPADPLARLFSTVEYARRIVFAPRAAAERAIDTIAAIHAGVEAKRGAAIPDWAYRDVLFMLIDYSIRAYELLERPLTLPEKEEVFDVFGRVGRRMGIPGLPATYAEWVPMREQHLAEHLEHSRFTTDLYRQYRRHLGPLRYQLLRQAQLLVAPAPVRRLLPLGRFPWLRPAVPLYRRTQHLKLSQWAKTGLLPAEYRAQIQALDHEPASLTHPS from the coding sequence ATGGAGTATTTTGTTGCCAGGCACTCGGTAGTGCGCGCCATTTGGGGCAAAGCCGACACGGTGCTCATTGTGTTTGCCGGCGCGGCGGCTGAGTTTGCCCTCAACAAGGCCATCGATTGGCTGTACTTCACGGGGCGGCTGCCCGCCGATCCGCTGGCCCGGCTGTTCTCGACGGTGGAGTACGCCCGCCGCATCGTGTTTGCTCCGCGCGCAGCGGCCGAACGCGCCATCGATACCATTGCCGCCATTCATGCCGGCGTGGAGGCCAAGCGCGGCGCCGCCATTCCCGACTGGGCCTACCGCGACGTGCTGTTTATGCTGATCGATTACTCCATCCGGGCCTACGAGCTGCTGGAGCGCCCCCTCACGCTGCCCGAAAAGGAAGAAGTGTTTGACGTGTTCGGGCGCGTGGGCCGGCGCATGGGCATACCCGGCCTGCCCGCCACTTACGCCGAGTGGGTGCCCATGCGCGAGCAGCACCTCGCCGAGCACCTCGAGCACAGCCGCTTCACCACCGACCTTTACCGCCAGTACCGCCGCCACCTGGGGCCCTTGCGCTACCAATTGCTGCGGCAGGCCCAATTGCTGGTAGCCCCCGCGCCGGTGCGCCGTTTGCTGCCGCTGGGCCGGTTTCCGTGGCTGCGCCCGGCAGTGCCGCTGTACCGCCGCACGCAGCACCTCAAGCTCAGCCAGTGGGCCAAAACCGGCCTGCTGCCCGCCGAGTACCGGGCACAAATCCAGGCCCTCGACCACGAACCGGCAAGCCTAACGCATCCAAGCTAA